The following proteins are encoded in a genomic region of Nocardioides sp. cx-173:
- a CDS encoding L,D-transpeptidase — protein MSRHRAEVRPRYGRIGILGSSLAVTLVAVLGGTGILPSTAHDTDPRDLVGRVSERVTTPDDRSSEASRSDSRAEVAARPEAATPSPDPARPARPATALPADSGEGKRVVFSESRQRVWLVDEREKVVSTYRVSGSVYDNLDPGTFEVYSRSEDATGIDDSGTMKYFVRFTQGDAGAAIGFHDIPVLDGERVQSVAELGTPLSHGCIRQRRSDALRLWRFAPIGTTVVVTA, from the coding sequence ATGAGCAGGCACCGCGCCGAGGTCCGGCCCCGCTACGGGCGGATCGGCATCCTCGGCTCCTCGCTCGCCGTGACCCTCGTCGCCGTCCTCGGCGGCACCGGCATTCTGCCCTCGACGGCCCACGACACCGACCCCCGCGACCTGGTCGGCCGGGTGTCCGAGCGCGTCACGACTCCCGACGACCGCAGCTCCGAGGCCTCCCGCTCCGACTCGCGGGCCGAGGTCGCTGCCCGCCCGGAGGCCGCCACGCCGTCCCCCGATCCGGCCAGGCCCGCACGGCCGGCGACGGCCCTGCCCGCCGACTCCGGCGAGGGCAAGCGGGTGGTCTTCAGCGAGAGCCGTCAGCGCGTGTGGCTCGTGGACGAGCGGGAGAAGGTGGTCTCGACCTACCGGGTCTCGGGCAGCGTCTACGACAACCTCGACCCCGGCACCTTCGAGGTCTACTCGCGCTCCGAGGACGCCACGGGCATTGACGACTCGGGCACCATGAAGTACTTCGTGCGCTTCACCCAGGGAGATGCGGGCGCCGCGATCGGCTTCCACGACATCCCGGTGCTCGATGGCGAGCGGGTCCAGAGCGTCGCCGAGCTCGGCACCCCGCTCTCGCACGGCTGCATCCGCCAGCGGCGCTCCGACGCCCTTCGCCTCTGGCGCTTCGCGCCGATCGGCACCACCGTCGTCGTCACCGCCTGA